One Mugil cephalus isolate CIBA_MC_2020 chromosome 10, CIBA_Mcephalus_1.1, whole genome shotgun sequence genomic window carries:
- the fem1b gene encoding protein fem-1 homolog B — MESLAGYVYKAASEGRVLTLAALLLNHSEAETRFLLNYVTHLAGQRSTPLIIAARNGHDKVVRLLLDHYKVDTEQTGTVRFDGYVIDGATALWCAAGAGHFEVVRMLVSHHANVNHTTITNSTPLRAACFDGRLDIVRYLVEHNADISITNKFNNTCLMIAAYKGHVDVVKFLLEKGADPNAKAHCGATALHFAAEAGHLEIVKELMGCQASMVVNGHGMTPLKVAAESCKADVVELLLAHADCDPYSRIEALELLGASFANDRENYDLQKTYHYLHMAMMERYRDPDNIIVKELLPPVEAYGGRSECQTLKDLEAIRVDRDALHMEGLMIRERVLGSDNIDVSHPIIYRGAVYADNMEFEQCIKLWLHALRLRQKGNRNTHKDLLRFAQVFSQMVHLKERVSASAVEKVLSCSVLEIQRSMARVDAAAETELPQTMDNYESNVFTFLYLACISTKTTCSDEERANINKHIYNLIQLDPRSREGSSLLHLAISSTTPVDDFHTNDVCSFPNAQVTKLLLECGAQVNAVDHEGNTPLHVIVQYNRPISDFLTLHAIIINLVEAGAHTDMTNKQKKTPLDKSTTGVSEILLKTQMKMSLKCLAARAIRQHQITYRNQIPKTLEEFVEFH; from the exons ATGGAATCTCTGGCCGGCTACGTGTACAAGGCAGCAAGTGAGGGACGAGTCCTGACGCTGGCCGCGCTGCTCCTCAATCACTCCGAGGCGGAGACTCGGTTTCTGCTGAACTATGTGACCCACCTCGCCGGGCAGAGGTCCACTCCCTTGATCATCGCAGCGCGGAACGGACACGACAAAGTGGTCCGTCTGCTCCTGGACCACTACAAAGTGGACACCGAGCAGACTGGCACTGTTCGGTTTGACGG GTATGTCATCGATGGGGCTACAGCTTTGTGgtgtgcagcaggagcaggacaCTTTGAGGTAGTGCGTATGCTGGTGAGCCATCATGCTAACGTTAACCACACCACCATCACCAACTCCACTCCCTTACGGGCAGCTTGCTTCGATGGACGTCTGGACATTGTTCGCTACCTGGTTGAACACAATGCAGACATCAGCATCACTAACAAATTCAACAACACTTGCCTGATGATTGCTGCTTATAAAGGCCACGTTGATGTAGTGAAGTTCCTGTTAGAGAAGGGGGCAGACCCCAATGCCAAGGCTCACTGTGGAGCTACTGCCTTGCACTTTGCTGCTGAAGCAGGTCATTTAGAAATTGTAAAAGAGTTGATGGGATGCCAGGCATCCATGGTGGTGAATGGGCATGGCATGACCCCACTGAAAGTTGCTGCAGAGAGCTGTAAAGCAGATGTGGTGGAGCTGCTTTTGGCACACGCCGACTGTGATCCTTACAGCCGCATTGAAGCTCTGGAGCTTCTGGGTGCATCTTTTGCCAATGACCGAGAAAATTATGACTTACAGAAGACATACCACTACCTACATATGGCTATGATGGAGCGCTACCGTGACCCGGATAACATCATTGTCAAAGAGTTGCTTCCACCTGTCGAAGCTTACGGGGGTCGTAGTGAGTGTCAAACACTCAAAGACTTGGAGGCCATCCGTGTGGACCGGGATGCTCTGCATATGGAGGGGCTTATGATTCGAGAGCGTGTCTTGGGCTCTGACAATATTGATGTGTCGCATCCCATCATCTATCGGGGCGCTGTCTATGCTGATAACATGGAATTTGAACAGTGTATTAAACTTTGGCTTCATGCGCTTCGCTTGCGGCAGAAAGGAAACcgtaacacacacaaagacctGCTGCGCTTCGCCCAGGTGTTCTCCCAGATGGTCCACCTGAAGGAACGTGTGTCTGCTTCTGCTGTGGAGAAGGTGTTGAGCTGCAGTGTGCTTGAGATACAGCGCAGCATGGCTCGGGTGGATGCGGCAGCTGAAACTGAGCTGCCACAGACTATGGACAACTATGAGTCGAATGTTTTTACCTTTCTGTACCTGGCCTGCATCTCCACCAAGACCACCTGCAGCGATGAGGAACGTGCAAATATCAACAAGCATATTTACAACCTGATCCAGCTGGACCCACGGTCACGTGAGGGTTCTTCGTTGCTCCACCTGGCCATCAGCTCCACTACGCCAGTAGACGACTTCCACACTAACGATGTCTGTAGCTTCCCCAATGCACAGGTTACTAAGTTGCTGCTGGAGTGTGGCGCACAGGTCAATGCAGTCGACCATGAAGGCAACACCCCACTTCACGTAATTGTCCAGTACAACCGACCAATTAGTGACTTCCTCACGCTGCACGCCATCATCATCAACCTGGTAGAAGCCGGTGCTCACACAGACATGACCAACAAGCAAAAGAAGACACCACTGGACAAGAGCACCACAGGTGTGTCAGAGATCCTGCTGAAGACGCAGATGAAAATGAGCCTCAAGTGCCTGGCAGCACGTGCAATCAGGCAACACCAAATCACCTATCGCAACCAGATCCCCAAAACTCTGGAGGAATTTGTGGAGTTCCACTGA
- the cfdp1 gene encoding craniofacial development protein 1, which yields MNYSDFDSDGYSSNEDADYVPSGDNLSEDDINECEKEDPLHEDDSVPHPGNAGKKKRKEKDTKMRKRKIKVLKVDKDDDGNEEPEPLQEEVKKNTEGEDDREARQKKKSDDLWASFLSDVGSKPKDSSSASLSVQNADSSVLKVAPLCTETKAPGPSKVTITKIFDFAGEEVRVNKEVAADSKEARSYMKSQNTKQENEDEETNSSFNQMPKSKSLPGPSAKRPTGMSSILNRIGGKKQKMNTLEKSKMDWDAYKSEEGITDDLAIHNRGKEGYVERKNFLERVDHRQFELEKAVRLSNMKR from the exons ATGAACTATTCTGACTTCGACTCAGATGGATATTCGTCGAATGAAGATGCAGACTACGTCCCATCAG GTGATAACCTCAGTGAAGATGATATTAATGAGTGTGAAAAGGAAGACCCTCTTCATGAGGATGACAGTGTGCCACATCCCGGCAATGCTGgcaagaagaaaaggaaagaaaaggacacCAAAATGAG aaagaggaagataAAGGTGCTCAAAGTAGACAAGgatgatgatggaaatgaagAGCCTGAGCCGCTGCaggaagaagtgaaaaaaaacacggaGGGAGAGGATGATCGTGaagcaagacaaaaaaagaaatcagatgACCTGTGGGCAAGTTTCTTATCTGATGTTGGATCCAAACCGAAAGACTCCTCGTCTGCTTCACTGTCTGTACAGAAT gCGGATTCCTCCGTACTGAAGGTTGCTCCTTTGTGTACAGAGACAAAAGCACCAGGACCTTCTAAAGTCACCATCACAAAAATTTTTGACTTCGCTGGAGAAGAAGTTAG GGTCAATAAGGAGGTAGCAGCAGATTCCAAAGAAGCTAGGAGTTACATGAAGAGCCAGAACACCAAACAGGAGAATGAAGACGAAGAGACAAATTCCTCCTTCAACCAAATGCCAAAAAGCAAATCTCTTCCTGGTCCCAG TGCTAAGCGTCCAACAGGAATGTCAAGCATCCTGAATCGTATTGggggaaagaaacagaaaatgaacacacTGGAAAAGTCGAAGATGGACTGGGATGCTTATAAATCAGAGGAAGGCATCACAGATGACTTGGCCATTCACAACAGAGGCAAAGAGGG